In Armatimonadota bacterium, the genomic stretch ACTCGGCAATCGCACGCCGCCAATAGTCGTCAAAATCTGCCGGCCGAGGGTTGCGCCCTGGGTACTCCAGCAGTTTCTCAAGAGGAAGATCAACGAGCGGCATTGAGGTTAAAAGGAAGGTTTTGGAACGCCAAGCTGTAGGTCGTTTCGTTCAGATAGCGCAGGTTCAATCCCTTCGCCCTGTCCGCGTTCCAGGTGCGACTGAGCGTGCCAGAATTCGTCGCGATGCAATAGCCGCTGAACCCGCCAAAGCTCGGCACTAACGAGAAATACTGATCGACACGCTCGAACACCGTGAGATACTCGGCCTTCGCGTTTTCAAGACTGTATGGGCAGAAAATGTGATTATCGGCCTGAGTGACCACCATCCCGCCAGGTGTCAGAAGCTTGGCGCAATCCGTAAAGAACTCGCGGGTAAACAGCATCTCGCTGATTTCGCCATCCTCCTCTTCATAGGTATCGGTGGAGTCCATCACGATCAAATCATAGGGGCCACGACCGGGTTGTTTCACAAACGGGAACGCGTCCTCGACATACAGCGTCAGTCGAGGGTCTTCGAAACAGCCTTGGTTCAAGAACGGAAGTTGTGCCCTGCTGGCATCGATCACGCCCATGTCGATTTCCACCATATCGATCTCCAGCCCAGGATGCTTGAGCAGTTCGCGCACCACTCCGCCATCGCCGCCACCGACAATCAGAGCCCGCTTCGGCGAAGCCATATTCAGCAGCGGGATGTGCACCAAAGATTCGTGGTACGCCGATTCATCGAGTTCGGCGAGCTGGATATGCCCGTCCAAAAGTAGCATCCGCCCAAAGCATTCGGTGTCGATGATCTCGATCAGCTGGAAATCGCTCTGATGCCGATGAAG encodes the following:
- a CDS encoding polyamine aminopropyltransferase produces the protein MPVESGQVLTYPIRSHLYSMSVEVKEVLHRHQSDFQLIEIIDTECFGRMLLLDGHIQLAELDESAYHESLVHIPLLNMASPKRALIVGGGDGGVVRELLKHPGLEIDMVEIDMGVIDASRAQLPFLNQGCFEDPRLTLYVEDAFPFVKQPGRGPYDLIVMDSTDTYEEEDGEISEMLFTREFFTDCAKLLTPGGMVVTQADNHIFCPYSLENAKAEYLTVFERVDQYFSLVPSFGGFSGYCIATNSGTLSRTWNADRAKGLNLRYLNETTYSLAFQNLPFNLNAAR